Proteins encoded together in one Plasmodium vivax chromosome 6, whole genome shotgun sequence window:
- a CDS encoding hypothetical protein (encoded by transcript PVX_001670A) codes for MQPCKAFLFTFLIWAWEYTKNGDLNCNGDNDGVQNQFSVRAGRMLYEYDRLHNETDGSMTSLASADSIFSRSSAGSAGSVLSRSSAGSAGSVYSKSSAKRAFGNDFEGSIGTTSLDDLKSATSSSSTFNVDTNSEKSYDDDASETQSTTDESILVDLRDDNSVSSYNSGSTAKSDRTDVTKSSRGSTMSSSTRSSSAKSKKSKQYDTSYEDLESVAGKEVRRAKEKARRKELLDESTNNMKNRDDDNYEVSREETLSNRLKELNSLEKEAVKEVMKGSKKSKRRSKRRAKREGEFSGYLLNYKIAHRDDANFEVNQNERILRKVREFNAKDREQMRKTLNRIRKNAKNSNMEELEDEIKSQLESLRKFVNLDSDESSSVAGSTDESVYSDEDGSSIYVGKSGVETYGAKDRTKNNMTELRSYIDQAMDQENAEIAHLLVNKIEKYKNKVTKLKERNKKEVNFMNMRHNLKLKKVLLYVPLISLLTSVILGLLLTQYWALPVITAYFISLCSFVLGTLVSYGVMGKVMFNSAFKVVNFLLGKKSKVSADYDAPRRKKFNY; via the exons ATGCAGCCTTGCAAAGccttcctcttcaccttCCTCATTTGGGCCTGGGAATATACCAAAAAT GGTGACCTCAACTGCAACGGAGACAACGACGGTGTTCAGAACCAATTCAGCGTAAGAGCCGGAAGAATGCTCTACGAATACGACCGCCTCCACAACGAAACTGACGGCAGCATGACCTCCCTTGCGAGCGCTGACAGCATCTTTAGCAGAAGCAGCGCCGGTAGTGCTGGTAGCGTCCTTAGCAGAAGCAGCGCGGGCAGTGCTGGCAGCGTCTATAGCAAAAGCAGCGCCAAAAGAGCCTTCGGTAATGACTTTGAAGGCTCTATAGGTACCACCAGTCTTGATGATCTCAAAAGCGCAACATCCTCATCGAGCACCTTTAACGTGGACACTAATAGCGAAAAAAGCTATGATGATGATGCCTCCGAGACTCAATCGACGACAGATGAATCTATCCTCGTTGACCTTCGAGATGATAACAGCGTTAGCAGTTACAACTCAGGTTCCACAGCAAAGAGCGACAGGACAGATGTGACGAAAAGTTCCAGAGGTAGTACCATGAGCAGCTCTACCAGGAGCAGCAGCGCCAAAAGCAAAAAGAGCAAACAGTACGACACCTCCTATGAAGATTTAGAATCCGTAGCAGGAAAGGAAGTGAGACGAGCCAAGGAAAAGGCAAGAAGAAAAGAACTCTTAGATGAATCTACAAACAATATGAAAAACAGAGACGACGACAATTACGAAGTTAGCCGTGAAGAAACACTCAGCAACAGATTAAAGGAATTAAACTCATTAGAAAAAGAAGCCGTTAAAGAAGTCATGAAAGGTTCCaagaaaagtaaaagaaGATCTAAACGAAGAGCAAAACGTGAAGGAGAATTCTCAGGCTATCTTCTGAACTACAAAATCGCCCACAGAGATGACGCAAATTTTGAAGTTaaccaaaatgaaagaatCCTAAGAAAGGTCAGAGAGTTTAATGCAAAAGATAGAGAGCAAATGAGAAAGACCCTAAAtagaattagaaaaaatgctaaaaattCAAATATGGAAGAGTTAGAAGATGAAATTAAATCCCAATTAGAGAGTCTCAGAAAATTTGTAAACCTCGATAGTGACGAGAGCAGTTCCGTTGCTGGCAGCACGGATGAATCTGTTTATAGCGATGAAGATGGCTCATCCATATATGTAGGAAAAAGCGGAGTAGAAACGTACGGAGCCAAGGATAGAACCAAAAATAACATGACTGAACTTAGATCCTACATCGACCAAGCCATGGATCAGGAAAATGCCGAAATTGCCCACTTGTTggttaacaaaattgaaaaatacaaaaacaaagTTACCAAACTGAAAGAGAGAAACAAGAAGGAAGTCAATTTCATGAACATGAGACACAATCTCAAGTTGAAGAAGGTCCTCCTCTACGTCCCCCTCATTTCCCTCCTCACGAGTGTCATCCTAGGGTTGCTTCTCACTCAATACTGGGCATTACCAGTTATCACTGCCTACTTCATCAGCTTGTGCAGCTTCGTCTTGGGAACCCTCGTGTCTTATGGAGTTATGGGAAAGGTCATGTTTAACTCCGCCTTCAAAGTGGTCAATTTCCTCctaggaaaaaaatcaaaagtgAGTGCCGACTACGACGCAcccagaagaaaaaaatttaactacTAA